The window TTCCTATCACTTTTCGCCTCCTACTCATCTTTTTATTTCCTGACTTGTCATCTTGTCTTTCTCATTTCCTCATGTTCTGGTCAATTGTTTACTTCATTTCTTCCGGAGGGTTCTGCTATAGGGTTGTGTTGTGTCGTTGTgttgcccttcttcttgccatTGTGCCTCTGGCTGCTTCTTTTGTCATCTCCACTTGTATCCAATGAGTGGTATTAAATTCTATACTTGCAATCAAATAGATCTCATTTCAATATATTTTTTAGTTACCTTTCTTGACATTCCTTGGGTTCGACTGTTTCGATTGTTTCCCTTTAGGTTTGTTGTACACCTTGTCAAGGTTTGTGCAGTTCTTTACTGTGTGTCTCTACGATCCACAGTGCGAACATTTGTAGAACTTGTTTTGCTTTATTGCTTCACGAATAGTTAGCATCCTTGGTCTCCCATTTGTCTTTGCTACATCCGGGTCTTGAATTATGAATGATGATGTTGTTCTTTCTCCCTCTCCTGTTGTTGGTACAAACGTAACTATTCTTGTTGTTGCACTTTGCCCCGCATCCATTGTTTTTTCTTCGTCATCCATTTCCCGTAACCTTTTCTGTATACTGTCTAATTCTCCCAACAGATACTCAtacttcctcttcttctttgaaGCTATTGATGCCACATGCACCAATTTCCTTGCTAACACATTGTACCTTAGTGTGGAGTTCTCAGCTGCAACAGCTGGTGTCTTTGTAATATCAAGCTTGTAGTCATTCTTCCTCCATCTGTCAATGATGTACTTTTCTGGTATCTTCTCGATGTTGAGATGGATCATCACTCGAAGTATGTGCGAGGACAGCAGGCCA is drawn from Aegilops tauschii subsp. strangulata cultivar AL8/78 chromosome 1, Aet v6.0, whole genome shotgun sequence and contains these coding sequences:
- the LOC141037943 gene encoding protein FAR-RED ELONGATED HYPOCOTYL 3-like, with translation MWENRKKFIPVYFKDKFSPFIQTTARSEGTNSLFKKGVGAKFSATSFLREYDRILDVVHDREEECDHVSRNKKVAQKAFGSKYSIERQAHELYNIGIFRKFQFKMADTTRLHVFEQEKDKYYIVTQAENYPQKEIRKRLYLVQVGLKEEEYSCICCAFQKDGLLSSHILRVMIHLNIEKIPEKYIIDRWRKNDYKLDITKTPAVAAENSTLRYNVLARKLVHVASIASKKKRKYEYLLGELDSIQKRLREMDDEEKTMDAGQSATTRIVTFVPTTGEGERTTSSFIIQDPDVAKTNGRPRMLTIREAIKQNKFYKCSHCGS